Proteins from a genomic interval of Anolis sagrei isolate rAnoSag1 chromosome 1, rAnoSag1.mat, whole genome shotgun sequence:
- the LOC132761834 gene encoding prolactin-releasing peptide receptor-like → METYGQLPNDSCANSSASIFTGLDLLFELKPLFIPLYALLVLVACTGNVLLIVLIGFTKKLHSTTNFLIGNLAAADLIMCIFCVPLTASYAFEMRGWLFGMFMCYFVTLMQVATVFVSVLSLTAIAVDRYVVVAYPIRKRIQCRSCVYIVALIWLLSIMVSIPTSMHTHYLDLNSIGHDMIICEEFWKHHKKERRLYSCLMLLLSYMLPLLSVSISYCAISYHLQKRKVPGAACHSQEKWAKKKQKTFRILVIAVMCFAFCWLPLQVVNLIRDIDEEFAILDKRYVNVIQVSCHLVAMSSACFNPFIYASLHDKFRFHIGNYFYHRKKSSITSCKVSRLTTCSTLADNPGIISEKIALQVGPKHHSGGPSTKL, encoded by the coding sequence ATGGAAACTTACGGCCAGCTACCAAATGATTCCTGTGCAAATAGCTCGGCTTCCATTTTCACAGGCCTGGATCTCCTCTTCGAACTGAAGCCTCTCTTCATCCCTCTCTATGCCCTTCTAGTCCTTGTGGCCTGCACTGGCAATGTTCTCCTTATTGTTCTGATTGGTTTCACTAAAAAGTTGCACAGCACCACAAATTTCCTCATTGGGAACTTGGCAGCGGCTGACTTAATCATGTGCATTTTCTGTGTCCCCTTGACTGCTTCTTATGCATTTGAAATGCGTGGGTGGCTCTTTGGGATGTTCATGTGTTACTTTGTCACCCTCATGCAAGTGGCGACCGTGTTTGTGTCTGTCCTGTCCCTCACAGCGATCGCTGTGGACCGATATGTTGTTGTAGCTTACCCCATTCGCAAAAGGATCCAATGCAGGTCCTGTGTCTATATAGTGGCTCTCATTTGGTTACTCTCCATCATGGTCTCCATACCCACCTCCATGCACACCCATTACCTGGATCTAAACAGCATTGGTCATGACATGATCATTTGCGAAGAGTTCTGGAAACACCACAAGAAGGAGAGACGCTTGTATTCTTGCCTGATGCTCCTTTTATCCTACATGCTCCCACTGTTGTCTGTGTCCATTTCTTATTGTGCCATTTCTTATCATCTCCAAAAGAGAAAAGTCCCAGGAGCTGCATGCCACAGCCAGGAAAAGTGGGCTAAAAAAAAGCAGAAGACCTTTCGGATCCTAGTTATTGCTGTCATGTGTTTTGCTTTCTGCTGGCTCCCCCTTCAGGTGGTTAACCTGATCCGAGATATTGACGAGGAATTTGCCATCCTTGACAAGAGATACGTGAATGTTATCCAAGTGTCCTGCCATCTTGTTGCAATGAGTTCGGCATGCTTCAATCCATTCATCTACGCTTCCCTCCATGACAAGTTTCGTTTCCACATTGGTAACTATTTTTATCACAGGAAGAAGTCAAGCATCACGTCGTGCAAGGTCTCCCGGCTGACCACCTGCTCCACTTTGGCAGATAATCCTGGGATCATCTCAGAGAAAATAGCACTTCAAGTTGGGCCCAAGCATCATTCAGGGGGACCCAGTACAAAGTTGTAA